The uncultured Desulfobulbus sp. genome window below encodes:
- a CDS encoding exodeoxyribonuclease III, which produces MGFSIDEIILRLEKEVRTYQVPVVDLIATQTKDPFKVLVATILSARTKDEVTAAAARRLFQRAQTVGELSELSVTELEKLIYPVGFFRNKAKYLHDLPAVLLENFSGVVPDSIDSLLKLPGVGRKTANLVVAVAFNKPAICVDTHVHRIMNIWGYVQTNTPLQTEMALREKLPEKYWIRINGLLVAFGQGTCKPQRPHCDQCILADLCPQIGVTPRQMRKKVQEPAGLLCVSWNVNGLRAVIKNGFVEVVDRLKPDILALQEIKAQPEQVPEEVRELPGYHGYWFPAQKKGYSGTAIFSKQAPQNVSYGLGQTSFDDEGRVLTVEYADFFLVNVYSPNAQPELKRIAFKKEFNQALLAYMDVLKNQKTVLVCGDLNVAHKEIDLANPKANMKNPGFSEEERAWMDAVVESGYVDTFREFNQEPGQYSWWSYRFNARTKNIGWRIDYFLVDGDSRTRIVDAAIHSDITGSDHCPVSIIFR; this is translated from the coding sequence ATGGGCTTTTCCATAGATGAAATCATCCTCCGCCTGGAAAAAGAGGTACGTACATACCAGGTACCTGTGGTTGACTTGATTGCAACGCAAACTAAAGATCCGTTCAAGGTTCTGGTTGCCACAATACTCTCTGCCCGTACCAAAGATGAGGTCACAGCTGCCGCGGCCAGGCGGCTTTTTCAACGTGCCCAAACTGTAGGTGAACTGAGTGAACTCTCGGTCACCGAGTTGGAAAAACTGATTTATCCTGTCGGTTTTTTTAGAAATAAGGCCAAATATCTTCACGATCTTCCTGCCGTTCTTCTCGAAAATTTTTCCGGCGTAGTGCCGGATTCAATAGACTCCTTGCTCAAACTCCCCGGTGTTGGCAGAAAAACGGCCAACCTTGTTGTTGCTGTGGCTTTTAATAAGCCCGCCATCTGTGTTGATACCCATGTTCATCGTATTATGAATATTTGGGGATACGTGCAGACAAATACGCCCCTGCAAACAGAAATGGCCCTGCGGGAAAAGTTGCCAGAAAAATATTGGATACGTATCAATGGCCTCCTTGTTGCGTTTGGACAGGGAACCTGCAAGCCCCAGCGTCCCCATTGCGATCAGTGTATTCTTGCTGATCTTTGTCCACAAATTGGGGTTACTCCTCGCCAGATGCGTAAAAAGGTGCAAGAGCCGGCGGGCCTTCTTTGTGTTTCCTGGAATGTGAACGGTTTAAGGGCGGTAATTAAAAATGGGTTTGTCGAGGTAGTGGACAGGTTAAAGCCAGATATATTGGCTTTACAGGAGATAAAGGCCCAGCCCGAGCAGGTACCGGAGGAAGTACGTGAATTACCCGGTTATCACGGGTACTGGTTTCCCGCACAAAAAAAAGGGTATTCTGGTACAGCCATATTTTCCAAGCAGGCCCCACAGAACGTTTCCTATGGGCTTGGACAAACTTCGTTTGACGATGAAGGGCGTGTTCTTACGGTTGAGTATGCTGATTTTTTTCTGGTGAATGTGTATTCGCCGAATGCACAACCTGAGTTAAAGCGAATCGCATTTAAGAAGGAATTTAATCAGGCTTTGCTTGCCTACATGGATGTGCTCAAAAATCAAAAAACAGTTCTTGTCTGCGGTGATCTCAATGTTGCCCATAAGGAAATTGATCTGGCCAATCCCAAAGCAAATATGAAAAATCCAGGTTTTTCTGAGGAAGAGCGGGCCTGGATGGATGCTGTCGTTGAAAGTGGCTATGTGGATACTTTTCGTGAGTTCAACCAGGAGCCGGGGCAGTATAGCTGGTGGAGTTATCGATTTAATGCCCGAACGAAAAATATAGGCTGGAGAATTGATTACTTTCTAGTTGACGGAGACAGCCGTACAAGAATTGTTGATGCAGCTATACACAGTGATATCACCGGGTCAGATCACTGCCCTGTGTCCATTATTTTTCGTTAA
- a CDS encoding response regulator transcription factor produces MKPYTIVIADDHTLIRQGLKTIIANESSLRIVGEASNGLELLDFLRLTRADMVILDIAMPYLNGLEAMETIRKLQPDIGILMLTMHTNSQYFYQAISSGAHGYLMKEDSETELLCAIETIRQGKSYISPRLSAEVTDEVMHAFRHQGKVPLVVLSEREKQVLHLVVQGHSSKTIGQMLDLSPRTIDHHRASLLKKFQMKNTVDLVNYVVRNSFILPDL; encoded by the coding sequence ATGAAACCATATACAATAGTCATTGCCGACGATCACACGCTCATACGTCAGGGGTTGAAAACTATCATTGCCAATGAGTCATCATTGCGCATAGTTGGCGAGGCAAGCAATGGGCTTGAGCTTTTGGATTTTTTACGGCTAACCAGGGCCGATATGGTCATTCTGGATATTGCTATGCCCTATCTCAATGGGCTAGAAGCTATGGAAACCATACGCAAGCTTCAACCAGATATTGGTATTTTGATGCTGACTATGCACACCAATTCCCAGTATTTTTATCAGGCGATATCTTCAGGTGCCCATGGCTATCTAATGAAAGAAGATTCTGAAACAGAACTTCTTTGCGCCATAGAAACTATTCGTCAGGGGAAATCATACATTTCGCCCCGGCTGTCTGCTGAGGTAACCGATGAGGTTATGCATGCCTTTCGTCACCAGGGTAAGGTGCCGCTTGTGGTGCTCAGTGAACGTGAAAAGCAGGTCTTGCATTTGGTTGTGCAAGGGCATTCAAGTAAAACCATTGGCCAAATGCTCGATCTTAGCCCTCGGACCATCGATCATCATCGCGCGAGTCTTTTGAAAAAATTTCAAATGAAAAATACAGTTGATCTGGTCAACTATGTAGTACGTAATTCCTTTATTCTTCCAGATTTATAA
- a CDS encoding HU family DNA-binding protein encodes MNKNDLIESIAQSAQISKIAAERGLNGLLATLSTAMKEGKRVTLVGFGSFSVVDRAPRIGRNPKTGETVPIPSRRVVKFRPGKELSGKVQ; translated from the coding sequence ATGAACAAAAATGATCTTATCGAATCCATCGCTCAATCAGCTCAAATTAGTAAAATTGCTGCTGAACGTGGCCTCAATGGCCTGTTGGCCACATTGTCGACTGCAATGAAAGAAGGGAAGCGAGTGACATTGGTGGGATTTGGAAGTTTTTCAGTTGTAGATCGTGCACCACGTATTGGCAGAAATCCTAAGACCGGTGAGACTGTGCCCATTCCTTCACGTCGAGTGGTGAAGTTCCGTCCTGGAAAAGAGTTGTCCGGTAAAGTGCAGTAA
- the lgt gene encoding prolipoprotein diacylglyceryl transferase → MLQYPHIDPVLLSIGPLAIRWYGLMYVLGFSAAYWLVLVQAKRFQWKQLLAHVDNLNLALILGVILGGRLGYVIFYNPWFYLHHPEDILATWSGGMSFHGGCIGVLLAGIWYCKRRQLDFWKAADLYVATVPIGLFFGRLGNFINGELYGRVTSAPWGMAFPDGGPFPRHPSQLYEAFLEGIVLFLLLWSTKALPWATSRKAWPHGTILALFLSGYGCCRFLVEFFREPDAQLGFIFWHLSMGQLLSSLMILAGGILWVGRKRATLHAPSHQS, encoded by the coding sequence ATGCTCCAATACCCACACATTGACCCTGTACTTCTTTCCATCGGCCCACTGGCCATTCGCTGGTATGGACTGATGTACGTTTTAGGATTCAGCGCTGCCTACTGGCTGGTGCTTGTCCAGGCAAAAAGATTTCAGTGGAAACAGCTCCTTGCGCATGTCGACAACCTCAATCTCGCCTTGATTTTAGGAGTAATTCTCGGGGGAAGACTGGGATACGTTATCTTTTACAATCCATGGTTTTACCTGCATCACCCCGAAGATATTCTTGCCACCTGGTCTGGCGGCATGTCATTTCACGGTGGTTGTATAGGGGTTCTGCTAGCTGGAATTTGGTACTGCAAAAGACGACAGCTCGATTTCTGGAAGGCTGCCGACCTGTATGTAGCCACTGTCCCAATTGGCCTTTTCTTCGGACGTTTAGGGAACTTCATTAACGGAGAACTTTATGGCCGAGTCACCTCTGCTCCATGGGGCATGGCTTTTCCCGATGGTGGCCCCTTCCCCCGCCATCCTTCACAACTCTACGAGGCCTTCTTGGAAGGCATCGTCCTTTTTCTTCTCTTGTGGTCGACCAAGGCCCTCCCCTGGGCGACAAGCCGCAAAGCTTGGCCACATGGAACTATCCTCGCCCTCTTTCTCTCCGGTTACGGCTGCTGTCGTTTTTTGGTCGAATTTTTCCGAGAGCCGGATGCTCAATTGGGATTTATCTTCTGGCACCTGTCCATGGGACAACTTCTGAGCAGCTTGATGATCCTGGCAGGGGGAATACTTTGGGTCGGACGGAAACGAGCAACACTGCACGCTCCCTCTCATCAGTCGTGA